The Streptomyces achromogenes genome window below encodes:
- a CDS encoding aminotransferase-like domain-containing protein: MTVASVSAPRSVPPLAARSRSIGGSPVRDILAVTARPEVINFAGGLPAPELFDRDGVAAAFRHVLEEAPAQALQYSTTEGEPALRERLAARTTARGLPTAADDLLVTTGSQQALSLLASALLDPGDTVLVEAPCYLAALQVFGLAGARILAVPGDADGPDPEALADLVLRERPKLLYTVPTFQNPTGRTLPAPRRAALASVAARHGLWIVEDDPYGELRYDGARVPWIAAHPDAHDRTVLLGSFSKVMAPGIRLGWLRAPAELRRACVVAKQAADLHTPTVNQLAAARYLAVEDLDAHVGRVASVYRERRDAMLAGLGAALPDGSQWNTPEGGMFLWARLPDAYDTTALLPQVVAQDVAYVPGAPFYAGDADRSTLRLCFVTQTPREIAEGLRRLERGLKG; encoded by the coding sequence ATGACTGTCGCATCCGTGTCCGCGCCCCGCTCGGTTCCCCCGCTGGCCGCCCGCAGCCGGTCGATCGGCGGCTCGCCCGTGCGGGACATCCTCGCCGTCACCGCCCGCCCCGAGGTGATCAACTTCGCGGGCGGGCTGCCCGCGCCCGAGCTGTTCGACCGCGACGGTGTGGCCGCCGCTTTCCGGCACGTGCTGGAGGAGGCCCCGGCGCAGGCCCTGCAGTACTCCACGACCGAGGGCGAACCGGCTCTGCGGGAACGGCTCGCCGCCCGGACGACGGCCCGCGGGCTGCCCACCGCCGCCGACGACCTCCTCGTCACCACCGGGTCCCAGCAGGCACTGTCCCTGCTGGCGAGCGCGCTGCTCGACCCCGGCGACACCGTCCTCGTCGAGGCCCCCTGCTACCTGGCCGCCCTCCAGGTCTTCGGGCTCGCGGGGGCGCGGATCCTCGCCGTGCCCGGCGACGCGGACGGCCCCGACCCCGAGGCGCTCGCGGACCTCGTCCTCCGCGAACGGCCCAAGCTGCTCTACACCGTCCCCACCTTCCAGAACCCCACCGGCCGAACCCTCCCCGCCCCACGCCGCGCCGCCCTCGCCTCCGTCGCCGCCCGGCACGGCCTGTGGATCGTGGAGGACGACCCCTACGGCGAACTCCGCTACGACGGGGCCCGTGTGCCCTGGATCGCCGCTCACCCCGACGCCCACGACCGCACGGTGCTGCTCGGCTCCTTCTCCAAGGTCATGGCCCCCGGCATACGGCTGGGCTGGCTGCGCGCCCCCGCCGAACTGCGGCGGGCCTGCGTCGTCGCCAAGCAGGCCGCGGACCTGCACACGCCGACCGTCAACCAGCTCGCCGCCGCCCGCTACCTGGCCGTCGAGGATCTCGACGCCCATGTGGGCCGGGTGGCCTCCGTGTACCGCGAACGGCGCGACGCCATGCTGGCGGGGCTGGGCGCGGCACTGCCGGACGGGTCGCAGTGGAACACTCCCGAGGGCGGCATGTTCCTCTGGGCCCGCCTCCCCGACGCGTACGACACCACGGCCCTCCTCCCGCAGGTCGTCGCCCAGGACGTGGCCTATGTGCCCGGCGCCCCCTTCTACGCGGGCGACGCCGACCGCTCGACGCTGCGCCTGTGTTTCGTGACGCAGACGCCGCGGGAGATCGCGGAGGGGCTGCGCAGGCTGGAGCGCGGACTCAAGGGGTGA
- a CDS encoding DUF4253 domain-containing protein, with amino-acid sequence MATLPNPLPKLASDPSGRSLGLQLPPGRLIDATDEGPWHEPLLWHAQRSAAPGNWTALGARSARAGLLPVLVDLGGSQGGPQDWELAPGEMSYPGDHDAEDVLVEYWEECAADGEEWPGLAGGLTLASDPDVRAAQVADALAGEGGSPFAALHLALVPARRSADVPAALGWTGPANHENDTARLCAVLRSWEDRFGIRVVGLGFDVLVLSVAAPPATSAEAAAVAAEHFAFCPDNVLQGDGDLASYAERLVGEHAWSFWWD; translated from the coding sequence ATGGCGACTCTTCCCAATCCGCTGCCCAAGCTGGCGTCCGATCCGAGCGGGCGCTCCCTCGGGCTGCAGCTCCCCCCGGGGAGGCTGATCGACGCGACCGACGAGGGTCCGTGGCACGAGCCGTTGCTGTGGCATGCGCAGCGGTCGGCCGCGCCGGGCAACTGGACCGCGCTCGGGGCGCGTTCGGCGCGGGCGGGGCTCCTGCCGGTGCTGGTCGACCTGGGCGGCTCCCAAGGCGGCCCGCAGGACTGGGAGTTGGCGCCCGGGGAGATGTCGTATCCGGGCGATCACGACGCGGAGGACGTGCTCGTGGAGTACTGGGAGGAGTGCGCGGCCGACGGCGAGGAGTGGCCGGGCCTGGCCGGCGGCCTCACTCTGGCCTCCGATCCGGACGTGCGCGCCGCGCAGGTCGCCGACGCGCTGGCCGGCGAGGGCGGCTCCCCCTTCGCCGCTCTCCATCTCGCCCTGGTCCCGGCGCGCCGCAGCGCGGACGTGCCCGCGGCGCTCGGCTGGACGGGCCCGGCCAACCACGAGAACGACACCGCCCGGCTCTGCGCGGTGCTGCGCTCGTGGGAGGACCGCTTCGGCATACGGGTCGTCGGGCTCGGCTTCGACGTGCTGGTGCTGTCCGTGGCAGCGCCGCCCGCCACGTCCGCGGAGGCGGCGGCGGTGGCCGCCGAGCACTTCGCGTTCTGCCCGGACAACGTCCTCCAGGGCGACGGGGACCTGGCGTCCTACGCGGAGCGGCTCGTCGGCGAGCACGCCTGGTCCTTCTGGTGGGACTGA
- a CDS encoding peptidoglycan-binding protein encodes MRALTKTLVGFTAAVGIAAGTLAGAGAATAADTAGASQAAVGAQAAILATQNFGLSSQQAKNVQCFLRGAPARYTGDIDGQLGTNSWKAMQRHLKEYWNYNDDIDGDPGANTIRALQRMLAFGWDYNDSIDGKAGTNTKAAFKRFANEMSVFYPC; translated from the coding sequence ATGCGAGCTCTGACCAAGACGCTCGTCGGCTTCACCGCAGCCGTCGGGATCGCAGCCGGAACCCTGGCGGGGGCCGGCGCGGCCACCGCCGCGGACACCGCCGGCGCCTCACAGGCGGCCGTGGGCGCCCAGGCCGCGATCCTCGCGACGCAGAACTTCGGCCTCAGCTCTCAGCAGGCCAAGAACGTGCAGTGCTTCCTGCGCGGCGCCCCGGCCCGGTACACCGGCGACATCGACGGCCAGCTGGGCACCAACAGCTGGAAGGCGATGCAGCGCCACCTCAAGGAGTACTGGAACTACAACGACGACATCGACGGCGACCCCGGCGCCAACACGATCCGCGCGCTGCAGCGCATGCTGGCCTTCGGCTGGGACTACAACGACAGCATCGACGGCAAAGCGGGCACGAACACCAAGGCCGCGTTCAAGCGGTTCGCCAACGAGATGAGCGTCTTCTACCCCTGCTGA
- the argS gene encoding arginine--tRNA ligase: MTSVTSLTDLVRQCLANALSATLPEAGADPLLRRSDRADFQANGILALAKKAKANPRELATQVVANVVSGEVIGEIEVSGPGFLNVTVTDEAITRNLAARYADDTARLGVPHAAQPGTTVIDYAQPNVAKEMHVGHLRSAVIGDAVVRILEFAGETVVRRHHIGDWGTQFGMLIQYLDEHPHELDHKDAEVSGEEAMSNLDRLYKAARRLFDSDEEFKTRARRRVVDLQAGDPHTLAAWQKFVDESKIYFFSVFEKLDMEIRDEDIVGESGYNDMLHETCRLLEESGVAVRSEGALCVFFDDVKGPDGNPVPLIVQKSDGGFGYAATDLSAIRDRVFQLKADTLLYVVDARQSLHFKMVFETARRAGWLNDDVTAHQLAFGTVLGKDGKPFKTREGETVRLVDLLDEAVDRATAVVGEKREKVGLTDREVAENGRYVGIGAVKYADLSTSAVRDYKFDLDQMVSLNGDTSVYLQYAYARIQSILRRAGEARPAAHPELALAPAERALGLHLDRFGETVAEVAAAYEPHKLAAYLYQLASLLTTFYDQCHVLSPDNAPEVVENRLFLVDLTARTLHRGMALLGIRTPERL; encoded by the coding sequence ATGACCTCGGTCACGTCGCTCACCGATCTCGTCCGTCAGTGCCTCGCGAACGCCCTCTCGGCCACCCTGCCGGAGGCCGGTGCGGACCCGCTGCTGCGACGAAGCGACCGGGCCGACTTCCAGGCCAACGGCATTCTGGCGCTGGCCAAGAAGGCGAAGGCGAACCCGCGGGAGCTGGCGACGCAGGTCGTGGCGAACGTGGTGTCGGGTGAGGTGATCGGGGAGATCGAGGTCTCGGGCCCCGGCTTCCTCAACGTCACGGTCACCGACGAGGCGATCACCCGGAACCTGGCGGCGCGCTACGCCGACGACACGGCCCGCCTCGGCGTGCCGCACGCGGCACAGCCCGGCACGACGGTCATCGACTACGCCCAGCCCAACGTGGCCAAGGAGATGCACGTCGGGCACCTGCGGTCGGCGGTGATCGGCGACGCGGTGGTGCGGATCCTGGAGTTCGCCGGCGAGACGGTCGTGCGCCGGCATCACATCGGCGACTGGGGAACCCAGTTCGGCATGCTCATCCAGTACCTGGACGAGCATCCGCACGAGCTGGACCACAAGGACGCCGAGGTGAGCGGCGAGGAGGCGATGTCGAACCTCGACCGCCTCTACAAGGCGGCCCGCCGGCTCTTCGACTCCGACGAGGAGTTCAAGACGCGCGCCCGTCGCCGGGTCGTGGACCTCCAGGCGGGCGACCCGCACACGCTCGCCGCCTGGCAGAAGTTCGTCGACGAGTCCAAGATCTACTTCTTCTCCGTCTTCGAGAAGCTGGACATGGAGATCCGCGACGAGGACATCGTCGGCGAGTCGGGCTACAACGACATGCTGCACGAGACCTGCCGTCTGCTGGAGGAGTCCGGGGTCGCGGTCCGCTCCGAGGGCGCGCTGTGCGTGTTCTTCGACGACGTCAAGGGCCCGGACGGCAACCCGGTGCCGCTGATCGTCCAGAAGTCCGACGGCGGCTTCGGCTATGCGGCGACCGACCTGTCGGCGATCCGCGACCGGGTGTTCCAGCTGAAGGCGGACACGCTGCTGTACGTGGTGGACGCCCGTCAGTCGCTGCACTTCAAGATGGTGTTCGAGACGGCGCGGCGGGCCGGCTGGCTCAACGACGACGTGACGGCGCACCAGTTGGCTTTCGGCACGGTCCTCGGCAAGGACGGCAAGCCGTTCAAGACCCGTGAGGGCGAGACGGTGCGGCTGGTCGACCTGCTGGACGAGGCGGTCGACCGGGCGACGGCCGTGGTCGGCGAGAAGCGCGAGAAGGTCGGCCTGACGGACCGGGAGGTCGCGGAGAACGGCCGGTACGTGGGCATCGGGGCGGTGAAGTACGCCGACCTGTCGACGTCGGCGGTGCGGGACTACAAGTTCGACCTGGACCAGATGGTCTCGCTGAACGGCGACACGTCCGTGTACCTCCAGTACGCGTACGCCCGTATCCAGTCGATCCTGCGCAGGGCGGGCGAGGCCCGGCCCGCCGCCCATCCGGAGCTGGCGCTCGCCCCGGCGGAGCGGGCGCTGGGTCTGCACCTGGACCGGTTCGGGGAGACGGTCGCGGAGGTGGCGGCGGCGTACGAGCCGCACAAGCTCGCCGCGTACCTGTACCAGCTGGCCTCGCTGCTGACGACGTTCTACGACCAGTGCCACGTGCTGTCGCCCGACAACGCGCCGGAGGTCGTGGAGAACCGTCTGTTCCTCGTGGATCTCACCGCCCGCACCCTGCACCGGGGGATGGCGCTGCTGGGCATCCGGACGCCCGAGCGGCTCTGA
- the lysS gene encoding lysine--tRNA ligase, protein MPIVAQSTETTDWVSRFADEVIEESERRAPGKPVVVASGLSPSGPIHLGNLREVMTPHLVADEIRRRGHQVRHLISWDDYDRYRKVPAGLAGVDDSWAEHIGKPLTSVPAPPGSSHPNWAEHFKAAMTASLAELGVEFDGISQTEQYTSGVYREQILHAIRHRADIDAILDQYRTKKAPAKKQQQKPLDEAELEAAEGSGAADEDDGSSGTAGYFPYKPYCGNCEKDLTTVTSYDDDTTELTYACTACGFSETVRLNEFNRGKLVWKVDWPMRWAYEGVVFEPSGVDHSSPGSSFQVGGQIVGIFGGKQPIGPMYAFVGISGMAKMSSSKGGVPTPGDALKIMEPQLLRWLYARRRPNQSFKIAFDQEIQRLYDEWDKLDGKVADGSALPADVAAHARAVRTAGAELPRTPRPLPYRTLASVADITAGEQEQALRILSELDPDNPLGSLDEARPRYDRAEAWINTHVPADQRTVVRQEPDAELLKSLDEAAQQSLRLLLDGLAANWSLDGLTHLVYGVPKVQAGFSADATPKELPPEIKTAQRTFFALLYHLLVGRDTGPRLPTLLLAVGQDRVRALLGE, encoded by the coding sequence GTGCCGATCGTGGCTCAGAGCACCGAGACCACCGACTGGGTCTCCCGTTTCGCGGACGAGGTCATCGAAGAGTCGGAGCGTCGGGCCCCCGGCAAACCTGTGGTGGTCGCCTCCGGACTGTCCCCCTCCGGCCCCATCCACCTCGGCAACCTCCGCGAGGTCATGACCCCGCACCTCGTCGCCGACGAGATCCGCCGCCGCGGACACCAGGTGCGCCATCTCATCTCCTGGGACGACTACGACCGCTACCGCAAGGTGCCGGCCGGCCTCGCGGGCGTCGACGACTCCTGGGCCGAGCACATCGGCAAGCCGCTGACCTCCGTCCCGGCCCCGCCGGGCTCGTCCCACCCGAACTGGGCCGAGCACTTCAAGGCCGCGATGACCGCGTCCCTCGCCGAACTCGGCGTCGAGTTCGACGGCATCAGCCAGACCGAGCAGTACACCTCGGGCGTCTACCGCGAGCAGATCCTGCACGCGATCAGGCACCGCGCCGACATCGACGCGATCCTCGACCAGTACCGCACCAAGAAGGCCCCGGCGAAGAAGCAGCAGCAGAAGCCCCTCGACGAGGCCGAGCTGGAAGCCGCCGAGGGCTCCGGCGCGGCCGACGAGGACGACGGCTCCTCCGGCACCGCCGGCTACTTCCCGTACAAGCCCTACTGCGGCAACTGCGAGAAGGACCTCACCACCGTCACCTCCTACGACGACGACACCACCGAACTGACGTACGCCTGCACCGCGTGCGGCTTCTCGGAGACCGTCCGGCTCAACGAGTTCAACCGCGGCAAGCTGGTCTGGAAGGTCGACTGGCCGATGCGGTGGGCCTACGAGGGCGTCGTCTTCGAGCCCTCCGGCGTCGACCACTCCTCCCCGGGCTCCTCCTTCCAGGTCGGCGGCCAGATCGTCGGCATCTTCGGCGGCAAGCAGCCCATCGGGCCCATGTACGCCTTCGTCGGCATCAGCGGCATGGCGAAGATGTCGTCGTCCAAGGGCGGCGTGCCCACCCCCGGCGACGCGCTGAAGATCATGGAACCGCAGCTCCTGCGCTGGCTCTACGCCCGCCGCCGCCCCAACCAGTCCTTCAAGATCGCCTTCGACCAGGAGATCCAGCGGCTCTACGACGAGTGGGACAAGCTCGACGGCAAGGTCGCCGACGGCTCCGCCCTGCCCGCCGACGTCGCCGCACACGCGCGTGCGGTGCGGACCGCCGGCGCCGAGCTGCCGCGCACCCCGCGGCCGCTGCCCTACCGCACCCTCGCCTCCGTCGCCGACATCACCGCCGGCGAGCAGGAGCAGGCCCTGCGCATCCTGAGCGAGCTCGACCCGGACAACCCGCTCGGCTCCCTCGACGAGGCCCGGCCCCGGTACGACAGGGCCGAGGCCTGGATCAACACCCACGTCCCCGCCGACCAGCGCACCGTCGTGCGCCAGGAGCCGGACGCCGAACTGCTCAAGTCCCTCGACGAGGCCGCCCAGCAGTCCCTGCGGCTCCTCCTCGACGGACTCGCCGCCAACTGGTCCCTCGACGGCCTCACCCACCTCGTCTACGGCGTCCCCAAGGTCCAGGCCGGCTTCTCCGCCGACGCCACGCCCAAGGAACTGCCGCCGGAGATCAAGACCGCCCAGCGCACGTTCTTCGCCCTGCTCTACCACCTGCTGGTCGGACGAGACACCGGCCCCCGGCTGCCCACCCTGCTGCTGGCCGTCGGCCAGGACCGGGTACGGGCCCTGCTCGGGGAGTAG
- a CDS encoding DUF2637 domain-containing protein gives MSERIQLTRTHRVLIGVVVTGAVIIAGIGFAGSYAAVRELALEKGFGNFSYVFPIGIDAGICVLLALDLLLTWIRIPFPLLRQTAWLLTAATIAFNGAAAWPDPLGTGMHAVIPILFVVSVEAARHAIGRIADITADKHMEGVRITRWLLSPVPTFLLWRRMKLWELRSYDQVIKLEQERLVYQARLRSRFGRAWRRKAPVESLMPLRLARYGVPLAETAPAGLAAAGIEPALLPPMPTQAQSQSQSQQQLPSQAQAPAQLREPAAPVPARNPQELAAGFGQQPQPRQAQQPSGRPGQPGSPEEEQSPWFQAMPHEVTYQGGYDPTYDPAEQYADWYEEQRDAEQYADQYQEEPPAQEPSPEETGSFPIPVGPGRSRELGGGGGTPLVEPDEEAYYQVFKQSISIGGYPTPSQFSDDVEATFGAPLLDAEAKRMVMRFQNRHAAELEEDHIA, from the coding sequence CGGCTTCGCCGGTTCGTACGCGGCCGTCCGTGAGCTGGCCCTGGAGAAGGGCTTCGGGAACTTCTCGTATGTGTTCCCGATCGGCATCGACGCGGGTATCTGCGTCCTGCTGGCCCTGGATCTGCTGCTGACGTGGATCCGCATTCCGTTCCCGCTGCTGCGGCAGACGGCGTGGCTGCTGACCGCGGCGACGATCGCGTTCAACGGTGCGGCGGCCTGGCCGGATCCGCTGGGCACGGGCATGCACGCGGTGATCCCGATCCTGTTCGTGGTGTCGGTGGAGGCGGCCCGGCATGCGATCGGCCGGATCGCGGACATCACGGCGGACAAGCACATGGAGGGCGTGCGCATCACGCGCTGGCTGCTCTCCCCCGTGCCGACGTTCCTGCTGTGGCGTCGTATGAAGCTGTGGGAGCTGCGCTCCTACGACCAGGTGATCAAGCTGGAGCAGGAACGTCTCGTCTACCAGGCGAGGCTGCGTTCGCGCTTCGGCCGCGCCTGGCGGCGCAAGGCGCCGGTGGAGTCGCTGATGCCGCTGCGGCTGGCCCGTTACGGCGTTCCGCTGGCGGAGACCGCTCCGGCGGGCCTGGCGGCGGCGGGGATAGAGCCCGCGCTGCTGCCTCCGATGCCGACCCAGGCGCAGTCGCAGTCGCAGTCGCAGCAACAGTTGCCCTCACAGGCGCAGGCCCCGGCTCAGCTCCGGGAGCCGGCGGCGCCGGTGCCCGCGCGGAATCCGCAGGAGTTGGCGGCGGGCTTCGGGCAACAGCCGCAGCCCCGGCAGGCGCAGCAGCCGTCCGGACGGCCGGGGCAGCCCGGGTCGCCGGAGGAGGAGCAGAGCCCCTGGTTCCAGGCGATGCCGCACGAGGTCACCTACCAGGGCGGTTACGACCCGACGTACGACCCCGCGGAGCAGTACGCCGACTGGTACGAGGAGCAGCGGGACGCCGAGCAGTACGCGGACCAGTACCAGGAGGAGCCCCCGGCCCAGGAGCCCTCTCCGGAGGAGACCGGATCCTTCCCGATCCCGGTGGGTCCGGGGCGCAGCCGTGAGCTGGGCGGGGGCGGTGGGACTCCGCTCGTCGAGCCGGACGAGGAGGCGTACTACCAGGTCTTCAAGCAGTCGATAAGCATCGGCGGCTACCCGACGCCGAGTCAGTTCAGCGACGACGTGGAGGCGACGTTCGGCGCTCCGCTGCTCGACGCCGAGGCCAAGCGCATGGTGATGCGCTTCCAGAACCGTCACGCGGCGGAACTCGAAGAGGACCACATCGCGTAG